One genomic window of Pelagicoccus enzymogenes includes the following:
- a CDS encoding glutathione peroxidase encodes MKLAPVFLAVFFAMTAHLYAAPSIYDIPLVDIDGNETTLAKYKGKTLLIVNVASKCGYTKQYKGLEALNAKYADKGLVVLGFPCNQFGGQEPGTEEDIKEFCSLTYGVSFPMFSKIEVNGPDRHPLYEKLAGETSPFPGRIGWNFSKFLVNGEGEIINRFSSAVAPKSDKLVAAIEKSLAESEG; translated from the coding sequence ATGAAACTTGCACCTGTCTTCCTTGCCGTCTTTTTCGCTATGACTGCCCATTTGTATGCCGCTCCTTCGATTTACGATATTCCCTTGGTCGACATCGACGGGAACGAGACCACGCTGGCGAAGTATAAGGGGAAGACGCTGTTAATCGTGAATGTCGCCTCCAAATGTGGTTACACCAAGCAGTACAAGGGGCTGGAGGCGCTCAACGCCAAATACGCAGACAAAGGTTTGGTGGTGCTCGGCTTTCCTTGCAACCAGTTCGGCGGGCAGGAGCCGGGAACGGAAGAGGACATCAAGGAGTTTTGCTCGCTGACCTACGGGGTCAGTTTTCCCATGTTTTCCAAGATCGAGGTGAATGGGCCCGACCGTCACCCGCTCTACGAAAAGCTGGCAGGGGAGACGTCGCCATTTCCAGGTCGCATCGGTTGGAACTTCAGCAAGTTTCTCGTGAACGGCGAAGGGGAGATCATCAATCGATTCAGCTCCGCTGTTGCTCCCAAGTCAGACAAGCTGGTTGCGGCCATCGAGAAGTCGCTGGCGGAGTCGGAAGGCTAG
- a CDS encoding methyl-accepting chemotaxis protein, whose protein sequence is MDSYKIAESHSLDTVGPAHGLSPDQNDSDMSLDRISDLARDLNSSIGQAIDLITNVNVQTRLLSFNAQIEAARAGGSSGAAFAVVAQAIQELSDRTSKVAKDMNEETQGTIKEVDHISEVMAYRMLGTRLRDLALNNIDLIDRNLYERTCDVRWWATDSSLVDALSHRSREGMDFASRRMGIILSAYTVYYDLVLTDLDGKVVANGRPDRYRSVGADVSESQWFRSARATSNGDEYGFETCHRSSLVNGERVLAYSCVVREGGESTGRPLGVLGILFNWDELAQVIVERTPLPQEEWSRSRVCIVDQSGKVLADTKNSNGNETLDTEITSLFSEERNYSMINTSGKASVVAHAAAPGYETYSTGWHSIIIQERPERNNAKSKTSTRSRSSRSAFTGELSSLVQLA, encoded by the coding sequence ATGGATTCTTACAAAATCGCAGAAAGCCATTCTTTGGATACAGTTGGTCCCGCCCATGGGCTGTCTCCAGACCAGAACGACTCGGACATGAGTTTGGACCGTATTTCGGACCTCGCCCGAGACTTGAACAGCAGCATCGGCCAGGCGATCGATTTGATCACCAACGTGAACGTGCAAACGCGTCTGCTGTCCTTTAACGCTCAGATAGAAGCGGCTCGAGCAGGAGGTTCCTCGGGAGCTGCTTTCGCTGTAGTTGCCCAAGCAATACAAGAGCTCTCCGACCGTACATCCAAAGTCGCGAAGGACATGAACGAGGAGACGCAGGGCACTATCAAGGAAGTGGATCATATTTCGGAAGTGATGGCTTACCGGATGTTGGGTACTCGCCTGCGGGACTTGGCTCTCAACAACATAGACTTGATCGACCGCAACCTATACGAGCGTACCTGCGACGTGCGTTGGTGGGCCACTGACTCTTCTCTGGTGGACGCTCTTAGCCATCGGAGTCGAGAGGGCATGGACTTCGCCTCGCGGCGTATGGGAATCATCCTTTCTGCCTACACTGTCTACTACGATCTCGTTCTCACTGATTTGGACGGGAAGGTGGTAGCCAACGGAAGGCCAGATCGCTACCGAAGCGTCGGGGCTGACGTGTCCGAGAGCCAATGGTTCCGCTCGGCCAGAGCGACGTCCAACGGGGACGAATACGGCTTCGAGACCTGTCACCGCTCTTCCCTTGTCAACGGCGAGCGAGTCCTGGCCTACTCGTGCGTGGTGCGTGAGGGAGGAGAATCGACCGGGCGACCCTTGGGCGTATTGGGAATATTGTTCAATTGGGACGAGCTGGCTCAGGTCATCGTGGAGCGTACGCCGCTTCCGCAAGAGGAGTGGAGCCGTTCCCGCGTTTGCATCGTTGATCAAAGCGGTAAGGTTCTTGCGGATACGAAGAACTCGAATGGTAACGAAACATTGGATACGGAAATAACTTCTCTGTTTTCCGAAGAGCGAAACTACTCGATGATCAATACCAGCGGAAAAGCTTCGGTTGTGGCCCATGCTGCGGCCCCCGGTTACGAGACCTATAGCACCGGGTGGCACTCGATCATTATCCAGGAGCGGCCGGAGCGAAACAACGCAAAGTCCAAGACAAGCACTCGTTCCCGTTCCAGCCGCTCGGCGTTTACGGGCGAGCTCTCCAGCCTCGTGCAGCTGGCTTAA
- a CDS encoding cryptochrome/photolyase family protein, with protein sequence MSSKKRSLLVVLGDQLSDRLKAFSSFDAIWMAEVTAESTHVWSSKIRIALFLSAMRHFAEDLRKRKVELHYRRLDDEPRCETLGEALQAFLEESDFESVRVTQPGDWRVLEELKAACEAAGRDLEVVEDDSFYATLEEFSQHAEGRKQLRMEYFYREMRKTHGVLMEDGEPVGGKWNFDASNRKAFGKEGPERLFPRQRFEPGEITREVIQMVDTKFSEHPGDLEHFDWPVTRADALRALESFIQGELAQFGAHQDAMWMGEPYLNHSLLSSSINLKLLDPKEVVAAAEQAYRDGKVPIESAEGFIRQILGWREYVRGIYWEYMPGYLQRNELEAQEPLPEFYWSGDTEMSCIRDVVTQTMKHGYAHHIQRLMVTGLYGLLLGVDPKAMHDWYLSVYVDAVEWVELPNTLGMSQYADGGVMGSKPYVASGKYIKRMSNYCEKCRFDPDKRSGEGACPFTVLYWDFLARHEESLSGNPRMSMQLRNLKRLSTDDVNEIRKAAKGIREANRAAGGS encoded by the coding sequence ATGTCCTCGAAAAAACGGAGCCTCCTCGTTGTCTTGGGCGATCAGCTCTCTGATCGCTTGAAAGCCTTCTCATCCTTCGACGCCATATGGATGGCTGAGGTCACGGCTGAGTCCACCCATGTCTGGTCCTCCAAGATTCGCATCGCCCTGTTCTTATCGGCCATGCGCCACTTCGCAGAAGACCTGAGGAAGCGGAAGGTGGAGCTCCACTATCGTCGCCTCGACGACGAGCCGCGCTGCGAAACCCTGGGGGAAGCCTTGCAGGCTTTTCTCGAAGAGAGCGACTTTGAGTCGGTCCGCGTGACGCAACCGGGGGATTGGCGGGTGCTGGAAGAGCTGAAGGCGGCATGCGAGGCGGCGGGGCGAGACTTGGAGGTGGTTGAGGACGATTCCTTCTACGCGACTCTCGAGGAATTTTCCCAGCATGCGGAGGGCCGCAAGCAGTTGCGCATGGAGTACTTCTATCGCGAGATGCGAAAGACGCATGGGGTGTTGATGGAGGATGGAGAGCCGGTTGGAGGAAAGTGGAATTTCGATGCCAGCAATCGCAAGGCCTTTGGAAAGGAGGGACCGGAGCGACTTTTTCCGCGGCAGCGTTTCGAGCCAGGCGAGATCACGCGCGAGGTGATCCAAATGGTGGATACGAAATTTTCCGAGCATCCCGGAGATCTTGAACACTTCGACTGGCCGGTGACGCGAGCTGACGCCCTGCGGGCACTCGAGAGCTTCATCCAGGGCGAGTTGGCTCAGTTTGGGGCTCACCAAGACGCGATGTGGATGGGAGAGCCTTACTTGAACCACTCTTTGCTGTCTTCGTCGATCAACCTGAAGCTGCTCGACCCCAAGGAAGTGGTAGCGGCGGCCGAGCAAGCCTATCGAGACGGCAAGGTTCCGATCGAGTCGGCGGAGGGATTCATCCGACAAATACTCGGCTGGAGGGAGTACGTGCGCGGAATCTACTGGGAGTACATGCCAGGCTATTTGCAGCGCAACGAGCTGGAGGCCCAGGAGCCTTTGCCGGAGTTTTATTGGAGCGGAGACACGGAGATGTCATGTATCCGGGACGTGGTTACGCAAACGATGAAGCACGGATATGCTCACCACATCCAGCGGCTGATGGTCACGGGCCTTTATGGATTGCTGCTCGGAGTGGATCCCAAGGCAATGCATGATTGGTACCTTTCCGTTTATGTGGACGCGGTTGAATGGGTGGAGTTGCCGAACACCCTAGGAATGTCGCAGTACGCGGATGGCGGGGTGATGGGGTCCAAGCCATACGTGGCGTCGGGAAAGTACATCAAAAGGATGAGCAACTACTGCGAAAAGTGTCGCTTCGATCCGGACAAGCGGAGCGGGGAAGGTGCTTGCCCGTTTACGGTCTTGTATTGGGACTTTCTCGCTCGCCATGAAGAAAGCTTGAGCGGCAATCCGCGCATGAGCATGCAGCTTCGCAACTTGAAGCGTTTGTCGACCGATGATGTAAACGAGATTCGCAAGGCCGCCAAGGGTATCAGGGAGGCGAACCGGGCTGCGGGCGGAAGTTGA